From a region of the Salvelinus alpinus chromosome 2, SLU_Salpinus.1, whole genome shotgun sequence genome:
- the LOC139563398 gene encoding protein BTG2-like, with protein MNQAYSSRSEIGPEVTAAATFVSRLLRTRGFLSEHQLHDFRDCLQQSLSEHYQNHWFPDRPQKGSGYRCIRMNHEMDPIIGRAAGRIGLTSDQLFALLPRELTLWVDPFEVSYRIGEDGSICVLYEAESLAPAAAPSPDPTNNCKNQFLIGGRTSPPKNYLMTVSS; from the exons ATGAACCAAGCATACTCCTCTAGAAGTGAAATAGGGCCCGAAGTAACGGCCGCAGCAACCTTTGTTTCCAGGCTATTGAGAACAAGAGGCTTCCTGAGCGAACACCAACTCCATGATTTCAGAGATTGTCTTCAACAGTCATTATCAG AGCACTACCAGAACCACTGGTTCCCTGACAGACCACAGAAGGGCTCCGGCTACCGCTGCATCAGAATGAATCATGAAATGGACCCAATCATTGGCAGGGCTGCTGGTCGGATCGGACTTACTAGCGATCAGCTCTTTGCCCTCCTTCCCCGGGAGCTGACACTCTGGGTGGACCCTTTTGAGGTCTCTTACCGCATCGGGGAGGATGGCTCCATCTGTGTCCTCTATGAGGCAGAGTCCCTAGCGCCCGCAGCAGCCCCTAGCCCTGACCCCACAAACAACTGCAAGAATCAGTTTCTGATCGGTGGCCGCACTAGCCCGCCGAAGAACTACCTGATGACTGTCTCGAGCTAG